The Thiorhodovibrio frisius genome segment TTGTCTTGGGCTTTCGCCGGGGCGCAGACTGCCAGTGACGGATTGCCAGAAATTGCTCGGATTGGTGCGTTGCATCAGCAGAAATTCCCCAGCGCGCGTAAAGACAACCACCAGCACCGAGGCTGGGCGCTTGAACTTTGGTTGCTTTGTCTGGCGTGCCATGGCTGCGTTGCTCTGGTTGATTGTTTTGGCCAACAATATTCTGGTGGAGGTGAATTAGTTTGTCTTGTCAGCACGTGACTGGGTTTACCACCAGACCCGACATCATTCCAGCCCGCCTCAGCTGGTCGCGCGCAGGCGCAGCGCCAGCTCCTTAAGCTGCGCCTGATCGACCGCAGCCGGCGCACCGGTCAGCGGGCAGGCTGCGGCCTGGGTTTTCGGGAAGGCCATTACGTCGCGAATCGAGGGGCTTGCGGTCATCAGCATCACCAGCCGATCGAGCCCGAAGGCGATGCCGCCATGCGGCGGGCAGCCGAATTTGAGCGCCGTGAGCAGGAAGCCGAAGCGATCATTGGCGTCCTCCTCGCTGATTTGCAGCAGCTCAAAAATCCGCCGCTGCACCTCCTCGCGATGGATACGGATGGAGCCGCCGCCAAGCTCGGTGCCGTTGAGCACCAGATCGTAAGCGCGCGACTTGCAAGCCCCAGGGTTGCTGGCGAGCAGCTCGAGCTGATCCTCGCCGGGCGCCGTGAAGGGATGATGCAGCGCCTGCCAGCGGTCGGTCTTTTCATCCCGCTCGAACATCGGGAAGTCGACCACCCAGACCGGACGCCAGGCATCCTCGGCCAGGCCGCGCTCATGGCCGAGCTTGACGCGCAGCGCGCCGAGAGCTTCGTTGACCACACGCGTCTTGTCGGCACCGAAGAAGATCAGGTCGCCATCGACCGCGCCGGTGCGCTCCATTACGCCGTCAACAGCCGCGTCGGGTAGGTTCTTGAGGATCGGCGACTGCAAGCCCTCGCGGCCCTTGGTTGCCCAGTCATTCACCTTAATGTACGCCAGACCTCGGGCGCCAAAGATGCCAACATACTTGGTGTACTCGTCGATCTCCTTGCGCGAGAGCTTGGCGCCCTCCGGCACCCGCAGCGCAGCGACTCTGCCGTTGGGGTCGTTGGCCGGGCCGGCAAAGACCTTGAAGTCGACGTCCTGCATCAGATCTTTGACATCGACCAGCTCCAACGGCACGCGCAGATCGGGCCGGTCGGAGCCATAGCGCTGCATCGCCTCGTCATAGGTGAGGCGGGGGAAAGGATCGGGCAGCTCGACGCTGAGCACCTCGCGGAACAGCTCACGAATCATGCGCTCCATCAGGGCGGTCAGCTCGGCCTCGTCGATGAAGGACGCCTCGATATCGAGCTGAGTGAATTCCGGCTGACGATCAGCGCGCAGGTCTTCATCGCGGAAGCAACGCGCAATCTGATAGTAGCGATCCATGCCCGACATCATCAGCAACTGCTTGAACAGCTGCGGCGACTGCGGCAGGGCATAGAACTCGCCCGGATGCACCCGGCTTGGCACCAGGTAATCGCGCGCGCCCTCGGGCGTGGACTTGGTGAGGATGGGCGTTTCGATGTCCAGAAAGCCCTGATCATCCAGAAATCGCCGCAGGGTGCTGGTGACCTGAGCGCGGGTGCGCAGCCGCTGCTGCATCTCCGGGCGGCGCAGATCGAGATAGCGATAGCGCAGGCGCAACTCCTCGTTGACGTCCGCGTGGTATTCATCAAGCTGAATCGGCGGGGTTTCCGATGCGTTTAACACCTCAAGCCCGGTGGCCAGGACCTCGATCTCCCCGGTTGGCATCTCGGGGTTGACAGTGCCCTCGGGCCGGTGCCGCACCCGCCCCTCAACCCGCAGCACATACTCGCTGCGAATCCGCTCGGCCTGGGTGAATATCTCGGCGCGATCCGGATCGAAGACCACCTGGACCAAGCCGCTGCGATCACGCAGATCGACGAAAATCACCCCGCCATGATCGCGCCGGCGATGCACCCAGCCGCATAGCTCGATGGTCTGATCGATAAATCCAGTGTCAATGGTGCCGCAATAATGGCTGCGCATGGCGTTCGAGTCCTCGAGTCCCTGTTCCCGGTCGCAAATGAGATCATCTCCCGCCAAAAAAGTTACGCCTTAAAGCGGCGAGTTAGGCTGCTTCGAGCGGCATTGACGAGGCGTTCAGGAAAACAGGCTAGCTTAGCCGGTGGCGGCGCATCCGACAAGAAGTAGAGCAGCCCATTTGAGTGAAAAGGCTGCGGAGAAATGCACTGGCGGAAGCTGGCAGCGCAGAAATTACCGGGCAGAATTATCTGGCAGAAGTCTCCGATAGCATCGCCCGTGGTTTTCGGCTTTGTTGGATTACTGCATTTCGGCCCGACATCCGCTGTATCATAGTGCATTCACCTCAGAGTCGCGCCCAAAACAATGAACGCAAAGTCCCTGCAAGCGAAAGTCACCGCCGCGCTGAGCCTGTTTATCGTGCTTGCCACCCTGGGGGTGGTGATCGTGGTCTCCATCACCCAGAGCGATGCCATTCACGCGCGGGCTGATCAGGAGGTCAGGACCAACCTCAATCGGGTGCGGGGACTCTTGTCCGTGACTGACGCGCTCATGAGCGAGCGCGTTGCCTCCTCCATGGCGCTGCTCAAAGAGCGTGGCGCCGAGCTTGGCACCCCGTCGATCGGCGAACCGGTGCGGGTGAAGGATCGCACCCTCGGCGATCTCCTGCTTGGCGAGGAGCCGCAGGCCAACCGCTTCGAACTTGTCGACGGGGTTACCAAGCTGATGGGTGGCACAGCGACGCTGTTCGTGCGCCAGGGCAGGGACTTTGTGCGCATTTCGACCAACGTCAAGAAAGACGGTCAGCGCGCCATCGGCACCATCTTGGCGCCAGACGGAAAAGTGATCGAAATGATTCGCGAGGGCCGTTCCTTCGCCGGTCAGGTCGACATTCTCGGCACCCCCTATGTCACCAGTTATGAGCCGATGTTTAACGCCACTCGTGAGCTGGTGGGCATCTGGTACGTCGGCTACAAGGCCGATCTGGGAGAGTTGGAACAGACGATCCGCGAGAGCCACATTCTCGAGCAGGGGTTTCTGGCTCTGGTCGATGATCAGGGGCGGGTGCGCTTTCATTCCCACGAGCAGGATGATATTGCCCAAGCTGTGGTGGCGGGCAAGCGCGACGATTGGGTGGTCGAACGCGTCGATTACCCCGGTTGGGGATATCAGGTCGTCGCCGCCTACCAGGAATCCGAGATTCGCGACCGCATCCTGAAAACCGTCGGCATCATCGTCATCAGCGGTGTGATCCTCGGCGCATTCGCCATTCTTGGCATCGGTCTGCTCGTCAAAACCCTGGTGATCGTGCCGGTGCGGGATGCGATGGCGGTGGCCCAACGCATCAGTGATGGCCACTTGGATACGCCAATCAAGACCTCCCGCAACGATGAGATCGGTCGTTTGCTGAGTTCCCTGGATCGGATGCAAACGGTGCTGCGCGGATTCATTGATCAGATCTGCGACACCGCGCGCGAGCTCAGTTCGTCATCCGATGAGCTGAGAACGGTCACGGATGAAACAGTGCGCGGGGTCGGCGATCAGCACGCCCAGACCGATCAGGTTGCCACGGCGATGAATGAGATGGCCGCCACTGTCGCGGAGGTTGCGCGCAACGCTGCCGCCGCAGCCGAAGCCACCGGAAGTGCCGACCGCGAAGCACGCGAAGGGCATCGGGTGGTGCAAGGCACCATGAGCGCGATTGAATCCCTGGCGCAAGAAGTCGAGCGTGCCGCTCAGACAATCCAGAAGCTCGAACAAGACAGCGAGAAGATCGGTACCGTCCTTGATGTGATCCGTGGCATTGCCGAGCAAACCAATCTCCTCGCGCTCAATGCGGCGATCGAGGCAGCGCGTGCCGGTGAACAGGGGCGTGGCTTCGCGGTGGTGGCCGATGAGGTGCGGACGCTGGCCACCCGCACCCAGAGCTCAACCCAGGAGATTTCCGGGATTATCGACGCGCTCCAGGTGGGTTCGCGCGAGTCAGTTGCGACCATGAGCGAAAATTGCGATCGCGCCCGACGGACTGTGGAGCAGGCGGAGTTGGCGTCCAGATCGCTCACCACCATCACGGATGCGGTGGCGCAGATGAACGACATGAACAACCAGATTGCCGCCGCCGCCGAAGAGCAGACCGCTGTGGCCGAGGAGGTGAACCGCAACGTCACCGCGATTCGCGACATTGCCGAGAGCACCAGCGATGGCGCGCAAAAGAGCGCAAGCGCTTCGGCCCGCTTGGCCGAGCTGTCGGATGATCTGCGCGAGATTTTGAGCCAGTATCAGAAATGACGTGATCAGCGCGATGGCGTTTCCGGCCCAAAAGGGAAACGCATTTGCGATGGGAAGACTCTGAGTTTGGTGATTCTGGCTGGTGACGACGCGGATTAGCGATTTTTGTGATCGAGCTGCCTGAGCTCATAGAGCAGGTCAATCGCTTGGCGCGGGCTTAGATCATCCGGATTGATGGCGCGCAGGCGCTCGAGCGCTGGGCTCGGCAGTTCGGCGGGGAATAGCGACAGCTGGGCCATGTGAGTCCTGTCCTGATCCCTTATGGGATCGCGGCCCTGATCCCGCTTCTGATCAGGCCCCTGGTCCCGCTCCCCATCGCCTTCTCTCTTCGGAGGCAGGTTCTGGCTGGCCGCCTGACGCTGGCTCTGATCCTCGAGCTGGCGCAGCCGCTCGCGGGCGCGGGCAATCACCTCCGCCGGCACTCCGGCCAGCGCGGCCACCTGCAAGCCGTAGCTCTGGTTGGCCGGTCCCTCGCGCACGCTGTGCATAAAGACGATCTTCTCGCCATGCTCAATGGCCTCGAGATGCAGGTTGGCGATGCCGGGGTGCTCCTCGGGCAGGCTGGTGAGCTCAAAGTAATGTGTCGCGAACAGCGTCAGCGCGCGCAATCGGGTGTCCAGCTCCACCGCGCAGGCCCAGGCCAGCGATAGCCCGTCGAAGGTGCTGGTGCCGCGGCCAATCTCGTCCATCAGCACCAGGCTGTTCGCGCTGGCGTTGTGCAGAATGTTGGCCGTCTCCTCCATCTCCACCATAAAGGTCGAACGACCGCCGGCGAGATCATCGGCGGCTCCGATGCGCGAAAAGATGCGATCAATGGGGCCGATTTGTGCGCTGCGCGCCGGCACGAAGCTGCCGGCATGGGCCATCAGCACGATGAGCGCGGTTTGGCGCATGAAGGTGGACTTACCGCCCATGTTGGGGCCGGTGATGATCAGCATGCGTCGCTCGGGGTCGAGCCGCACGCTGTTGGCGACAAAGGGCGCGTCGCTCAGCTGCTCCACCACCGGATGGCGGCCGTCCTCGATCTCAATGCCAATCTCGCCGCTCAATTCCGGGCGCGTCCAGCCAAGCCGCTCGGCGCGCTCGGCCAGATTGGCCAGCACATCCAGGCTGGCGATGGCGGCGGCCGTGGTTTGCAGCGCCGCCAGATGCGCGATCAGCTGGGCGAGCAGCTCGTCGTAGAGCATTTTCTCGCGCGCCAGGGCACGCTCGCGGGCGCTCAGCGCCTGGTCCTCGAAGCGCTTAAGCTCTGGGGTGATGTAACGCTCGACGCCTTTGAGCGTCTGGCGGCGCTGGTAGTCGTCCGGGACCTTGTCGGAATGGGTGCGACCGATCTCAATGTAATAACCATGCACCCGGTTGTAGCTGACCTTGAGTGCCGGGATGCCGGTGCGCTCACGCTCGCGCGCCTCCAACTCCAGCAAGAACTGATCGCCATGCTCGGCCAGGTTGCGCAGTTCATCCAGCTCAGCATCGTAGCCGGGTGCTAGCACGCTACCGTCGCGGATCAGCATCGGCGGCTGCTCGATCAGCGCACGCTGGAGCAGGTCGCGGACCTCGGGATGGTCCCCTAGGTCTTGATCCAGGCTTGTCAGCAGCGGGCTGTCGAGCGCCGCCAGTGACTGGTGCAGCTCAGGCAGCAGGCCGAGGGCATCGCGCAGCGTGGCGAGGTCGCGTGGGCGGGCGGAGCCTAGTGCCACCCGCGCGAGAATGCGCTCCAGGTCGCCGATGGCCGACAGAGTTTCGCGCAGCGGCTCACCGCGGGCGGTCTCGATGAGCGTGGCGATGGCGTCGTGTCGTAGGCGTACATCGTGCACATCGCGCAGTGGGCGATTCAGCCAGCGGCGCAGCAGGCGCGCCCCCATGGCGGTGCGGGTGTTGTCCATGATCGCGGCCAGGGTGTGCCCCTCCTGACCGGACAGCGTCTGGGTCAGCTCCAGATTGCGCCGGGTCGCCGCATCCAGAATCACCGCCTGATCGCGCTGCTCCACCGTCAGCCCGCGCAGATGGGGCAGGGCAGCGCGCTGGGTGTCTTTTACATACTGCAGCAGACAGCCAGCGGCGCCGACGGCCAGGCGCAGCCCAGTATTCGATCTGGAGTCGGTCGCTGCGCCGGAGCCAGTATCGACCCCGCCGCAGCCAAAGCCCGAGAGATCCCGGGTGCCGAACTGCTCGCATAGCATGCGCTCGGCGCTGTCCGCATCGAAATGCCAGGCCGGGCGTCGGGCCAAGCCGCTGCCGAGCGCCAAGCGTTTGTCGAGCAAGCTGTCCTCATCCAGCAGCAGTTCCGCCGGTTGCAGCCGCTCGAGCTCGGCGCTCAGCGCTTCAAGACCGCTCAGTTCCAGCAGCGTGAAGCGTCCGCTGGCCAGCTCCAGGCTGGCGAGCCCAAAGGCAAGAGCGCGGCTGTCCGACTCACCCTCGGTGGGTGCCGGCAGGGATTGCTCGGCGACGGCGCACAGCAGATTCTCTCGGCGCTGATCAAGTAATGCCTCGTCGGTAAGCGTCCCCGGCGTGACAATGCGCACCACCTCGCGATCAACCGGACCCTTACTCTTGGCCGGATCGCCCGTCTGCTCGCAAATGGCAACCGACACACCCTGACGCACTAGGCGCGCCAGATAGCTCTCGGCCGCGTGATAAGGGATGCCTGCCATTGGAATCGGCTTCCCCGCCGACTGTCCGCGCTTGGTCAGGGTGATGTCGAGCAACCGCGCCGCGCGCTCCGCATCCTCGAAAAACAACTCGTAGAAATCCCCCATACGATAAAACAGCAGCATGTCCGGATGCTCGGCCTTGATCCGGAGGTACTGTTGCATCATCGGGGTATGTTTGTTTTCAGTCACTTGTTTGCGGCTTGATGTGTGCGGTAGTGGCGGGAGGCATGGCGGCCTGAGCTGGCAAAGTTTATCACCTACTTTGCCGAGCTTTGCAGGCGTGGCGGATTTTCAGGACGTATAATCCGGATCTGAATTGCATCCGCTTAAACCCTCCTTTGTGCCGGATTGTCGTGCTGGCGATCCGCCGTTGGTAGACATGCTCTAGGTCCAGGAGTTGAGCGCTCATGTACTTTCCCTATGGTCTAAGCGATTTTGGCACCCTGAGGCAGGAGGGGTACTGGTATCTCGACCGCACCGACCGTCTGGCCGCGCTCGAGAACACCGGGCGGCAGCTTGTCTTCCTGCGCCCGCGCCGCTTCGGCAAAAGCCTGCTGCTCTCCATGTTGGAGCACTATTACGATCTGAACCGCTCCGAGCAATTCGATGCGTTGTTCGGCAACCTGGCTGTCGGGCAGAACCCGACGCCTCTGCGCAATCAGTTTTTCGTGCTCAAATGGGATTTCTCGCTGGTTGCCGCACATGGGGAGATTGGTGACATCGAAGCGGCACTGCATCAGCACATCAACGACAGCCTTCGCGACTTTGTTCTTCGTTATCGCGACAGGCTGCCTGAAGCCATCGTCATCCACCCCGACAATGCCTTGTCATCCTGGCGCTCTACTCTGAGCGTTCTCTCTCAAACCTCGCACAAACTCTATCTGCTGATCGACGAATACGACAACTTCGCCAACGAGGTACTGATGGCCGCGCATCCGGGCGGGCAGGATCGCTACCAGACCCTGCTCCAGGGCGAGGGCTTGATGAAAACCGTGTTCAAGTCAGTCAAGGCCGCCGCTGGCGGTATGGGGCTGGATCGGGTGTTCATCACCGGCGTCTCGCCGGTGGTCTTGAGCGACATGACCAGCGGCTACAACGTCGGCGAGGATATCTTCCTGAGGCCCCAGTTCAACGACCTGTGCGGTTTTACCGAGGGGGAAGTTGCAGCCGTGCTGAACCAACTGGCCCAAGAAGGCGGCGAGTGGTCAGCGGACAAGGCGCTAGCGACCATGCGCACCTTCTACAACGGTTATCGTTTTAGCGAGGAGGCCGAGGAAAGCCTCTACAACCCCACCCTAAGTCTTTACTTTTTCAAGGCGCTGGCCACCCAAGGCAAATATCCCCGGCAGATGCTCGATGAAAACCTGGCCATGGATCGCAACAAGCTGATCTATATCGCCTCACTGCCCCATGGCGAGGAGCTATTGATCGAAGCGCTAAGCGGCGATGACCGAGTGCTGGTACCGGAACTGGTGCAGCGTTTTGGCGTCGCCGATGTGCTGGCGGCAGTGAAGGATCAGCCGTTCATGGCGTCCTTGCTGTATTTCTTTGGCATCCTCACCCTGGCAGGCTTGAACTCCTTTAACGAGTGCCAGATGCGCATTCCCAATCTAGTGGCGCGCGGGCTCTATGTGGAGCGTTTGCGCGAACGCTGGCTGCCGCCGAGCGGACGCGCACGCGAGCTGCCCGACGCCGTGCGCGCCCTCGGTCAGCAAGGCGATCTCGCACCCCTGTGCGCGCTGATCGAACAGAGCTATTTCGCCGTGCTGTCTAACCGCGACTACCGCTGGACCAACGAGCTGCTGGTGAAATTCGCCTTCCTGACCCTCTTGTTCGACGACCGTCTCTACATGGCTGTCTCCGAGTTGGAGACCGAGCGCGGCTATGCCGATCTTGCCTTAATTGTCCGTCCGGACATGCGTCGCTTTCAGGCACTTGATCTGCTGCTGGAATTCAAATATCTGAGTCTGAAGGAACTGGGCATGAGCGGCGCGCGAGTGCTGCAGGAATCCCGCGAGGCATTGGCCAAACGGCCGGCGGTGGCCGCCAAGCTCGACGAGGCCGAAGCCCAGGTGCGCGACTACGGCGGCACTCTGACGAAACGCCATGGCCTGAGCGACCTGCGCGCTTTCGCCGTGGTCGCCCTGGGGGTGGAACGGCTGGTGTGGCGAGTGGTTCGCGGGCAGGACACCGGCGACGACAAACTATCAGAATAAAATGATGACACCGCTCATCGCGGCAATCTGACCATTTTTCGACATTCGGATTGGCTCAGCGGCTTGCGCGACAAACGCGCGCAAGCAACGCTGAGAGTTCGGCTCAATTGGTTGGAAGCCGGTGGGGAAGTTTGGTCAGGATAAGTCGTGCTCAATGATCGCAATAGCGCGGCGGCAGATTTCTCGGCCATAGTCGGTCCACTCACCCTGGCCCCAGTAGCGGTAGCAGCTGGTCTGTGATGCCATCAGGTGGTAGAGCGCGTTGCGATAATGCGGGTCGCTGGTTGAGGCACCGGACTTGAGCACCTTCTCATTGAAGGCGGAGCTGGCTTCTTCCATCGGGCCGAGCACGTTGTCGTAGCCTTTCACCCAGGAAAGATCATTGGTCCAGCTGCCGCCGTCCATGTGGAACTGGTGGTCTTCTTTTTTTAGGGTTTGGATCACCTTCTCGAGCTTCTCGGGGCCGTCGCCGGGCTGCATCTGGCTCCAGATTTTGCCTTGCTGCACCGGGCGAATCTCGGTGAGGTCGCTCTCCTTGATGCCCATGGCGAAGAGTTGCTCGATGTATTCGCTGCCGTTCATCAAGGGGACATCGCTGCCGGAGGCACCGCGCACCGCCTCGAAGAACTTGTCGGGGAATTCGTTCATCATCACGCCGCCGTTTTCGCCATCGGCGATCTGCGTCACCAGCGGCGGGACGGACTTGCCGGCCAGGTCCCAGCGCTCCAGGCTCTGGGCCTCGTACCAGGGCTGCATCTGGGCGACTAGCTTGGTGTCCGAGCCTTGGGTTTTTATCAGGGCGATGATGCTGGCGGTCTCGCCTTTGGAGTTGGTGCAGACGAGTCGATGTGGCAGATGTGGGCGCTGCGGATGCCAGCCGTTTTCGGTCTGCTCGACTGAGTGCTCCTGCACCAGTACCCATTGATAGCCGCAGTCGCGCAGGGTTTTGACGAACTCATAGGCCACGTCGGGATGATTGGGTAGGGCCATCTCAGAAGGTGAGAAGCCGCGCACTCGCTCCAGTGCCTCGAGCCCGAACATTGCGGCGAAGTGGTGTTGAAAAGCTTTTACATGCAGCCGGTAGTCCTGCACCGGGGTGGAGGGCGCGACCGCGTGACCCCAGGGCATGCCGAGCCATTCCACTGCCCAGTTGAAGTCCGGATTCATGGTGATGGTTTTCAGCGCGTCGATAGCGTGATCCTCGCCCATGGCGCGCAGGCCGTGGAGCAGGGTGCCGGAGTACTCGAGCATCACACGCGGGGACTTGCCCTCGCCGATCAACTGCGGGATGAACTCGCCCATGCGCTTGTAGCACCAGACGAACACCGGGGCGTTGTGGTTATCGCCAATGCCCTGGTTGTCCATCATGTGCTTGAGGTTGCTAATGATGGCAGCGGTTTGCAGGTCGCCACCGCCGGCCGGGATGAGTGGCTGATGCTGATGCAGGGCGATGGCGGCGGCAGCGCGGATGCGCCCGAAGTCCACCCCGCCGGGGGATTGCGCGAGCTTGCGTTGCTGGCCGGCCTTCATGGCGGCGGCGATCTGATCCTCGGCGCCGCAGATGTTGGGCAGGCCGTCGATGGTTTCTGGGAGTGCGGTCATTGGTCAGTCTCCGGTGAATGATCTGAAAGGGAAGTCGGGCGGTCCTTGGTGGCGCCTTTGGCATCATTCAATGCCGTGCGCGCGGCCATGAGGTCGGCCTCAGCGCGCTCGACCCAAGCCTCGCCCCAGTAGGTGTTGCAACTGGTCTCGGCGCGCAGCAGGTGCCAGTTGGCGGTTTCAAGCGCCTCGCTCACGCCAGGTTGGTCGAGCTGCATGGCCAGGCGCTCGCGCGTGGCCTGCAAACGGCGGCTTAAGTCCTGATAAGCCGAGTAGGTGCGGCGCTGCGCCTCCGAACCGGTCCATTGGGTGAAGCCCTGGCCGTTGTGCCAACCCGTGTTCCAGGCGGCGGTGCGAATGCGGACCTCACCATGGGCGCCATGGGTGTTCAAATAGTCTTCGATAAAGGTCGGGCGCACCCGTGCCTGATCGGTGCGCGCCTGTTCGAGCAGGGGCAGATAAAACGCCGTCCAAAAATTTGCCCCGTCGGTGACATTGCGGAACCAGCCGCCATTGTCGCCGTCGCTTGCCGTGGTGATCAGTGGCGGGAAGTCGCACCACTTGGTGCGTTCGGTTACCTCGCGCAAAAACCATTCTAGATCCAGCCCGGACTCTTGCGCGTCGGAGAGTTCGCGGTCGCGCACCACCACGATGATCTCATCCTGACCCTGGCGGGCGATATGCGGGCGGTAGCGCAACTCCTGCCAGCTCATGTCGTCGACCGGCTCGACATTTTCGCTGTCAATCATGACATAGCGATAACCAAAGCGGCGCGCGAGCGGGATAAGTTCTTGCGAAAAACTCATCTCTGGTGGCCACAAGCCGCCGAATGCCGGGCGCCAGAACAGATGCCGGGCGATGCCCTGCCAGCGGCGCAGGTGCTCGTCGCGATCAGCGGCCGGGATCAGCGGCAGCACTGGATGGTAGTAGCCGGTGCCGAGAATCTCAAACAGATGTTGGTTTTGCAAATGCCACAAAAGCTTGCCGCAGTCGACAATGCCATAGACGCGGCTTTGGAACTCCGGGTTGGACAGGGTCTCGAGCAGGGTGCCGGACAGCGACAAGTGCACCCGGGCGAAGTCTTCCCAGCCCCACAGGCTGCGCGGCATGCGATCAAGCGCGAAGAGAATTTCCTTCGCCTCCCAGGGTTGGTTGTCGAGCAGTTGTTCGAGATTCCCGGCGGGCTGATGGAGGTTGAGAACCAGTGCGTGGTGGGCGATCATTCAGTCTGTCCCTGTTGAAAAATGCCAGCGAATAGGGCCTTGAGAGCCGAGCTTGCCAGCCCGCATCGGCCGGGGCGCAGCCTCGGCGCTCAGGGCTGCGGCGCGATGATGGGGGTTGCAATCATGGCCGCGAAGATCAGAAAGACAGCGGCGACGCGCAGGATATTGAAGTCCACTTGGCAGTCCTTTGAATGACGTTTGTCGAGTGCGAGCACAACCCCCAAACCCTTGGTGGAGGGGGCTGGAATCTAAGTTTAACAGAGGGGCCCGCGCTCATTCGCGGCTCGATATTGCCATGGCACAAATCATCATCGATCCCGAGTCCCGCGCCCTGGCCGAGCAGCCGGCGCTGGTCAAGGCAACGCGCAAGTCACGAGCGCGTTTTCCGGCCGGTTGCGTCGAGGCAACCCCGACGGAGCAAGAGGCATGCTTACGAGCTCAGGAGCGCCGTGGCTGGCAGGCTGCCATTGTCTATGGGCCGTCTGCTTCCTCAGAAGGGCAGAAACTCTACTACCTGGTCCGTTGGCTCGATTGCGCCGAATAATACCTGACAGGAAGGATCAATTTTTTGCGTGCCAGGTCTTCGGATCGCCCTGTTGCTCGTGTATCCTTACCAACAAACGGGCGAGCGCCCACGATCAACCTTGGATATTCTCAGTCTGAAATCCCGTTTTTCGATTACCTACCATCTGAACAGTGAGTGAGAACGATCATGGCTGAAAAAAAGCAACCCGCCAGCAGCAAGACAACGACCGCCGCAGCGCGGCCCATCGGTAGCACGGCAGCGACCAGCGCGAGTTCAACGGCAAAGAAAACCATGCCCAAGAAACGCGCCACGCCCGCGAGCAAGACCACGGCGACCAAGACGTCCGCAAGCGCGGCTGCCACCAGCCAGACTGGCAAGGCCAGCCCCAGCAAGACAACAGCAAGTAAGACGACAGCGAGCAAGGCATCGACTGCCACCGCGGCCAAGGGCGCTGGGGGGGCCGCAGCAAGGACAAGCAAGACCGCGCCCCGCAAGACAACGGCGACCAGCACGCGCGGGTCGACCCGCGCCACCAAGGTAGCCGGTGGCGTCACGGCGGAAGAGCGCTACAAGATGATTCAGGATGCCGCCTACTATCGCGCGCAGAACCGCGGATTCGAGGCGGGTCATGAGACCGATGACTGGGCGGCCGCCGAGCAGGAGATCGACGCACTGCTGGCCTCGCGCGTTGCGAAATGACGGGCTTTACTCCTGGACGCAGCAGCTTCTTGGCGAAAGCGCCCGCACGGATGTTGATTGTATGACAGACGCCGCCTTGGACCCGTCTGGCGACCGCCCGGCCAACCGCATGCCAGGGCAATGGCGCGCCGACTTTATGCGCGAAGGGTTGCGGCGGGCGGATCTTGACCCGGACCCCATCGCCCAATTCGAGCGTTGGTATGCCTTTGCTTGCGCGACCGAGATTCCCGAGCCCAATGCGATGACGCTAGCCACGGTTGATCACAATGGGCAGCCTTGGGTGCGCAGTGTCCTGCTCAAGCTCTACGATCGGCACGGCTTTGTCTTCTTCACCAATTACGGCAGCGACAAGGCGCTCCAGATCGAGCGTCATCCCCGTGTGGCGCTGCTGTTTCCCTGGGTAGCGTTCGCGCGCCAGGTGCAAATCAACGGTCGCGCCGAGCGCATTTCGAACGCCGAGTCGCTCAAGTATTTCGCCACCCGCGGGCGCGGCAGCCAGATCGGCGCCTGGGCCTCGCCGCAGAGCCAGGTGATTCGCTCCCGCTCTCTGCTTGAGGCCAAGGTTGAGCAGATGAAACAGCGCTTCGCCGA includes the following:
- a CDS encoding AAA family ATPase, which encodes MYFPYGLSDFGTLRQEGYWYLDRTDRLAALENTGRQLVFLRPRRFGKSLLLSMLEHYYDLNRSEQFDALFGNLAVGQNPTPLRNQFFVLKWDFSLVAAHGEIGDIEAALHQHINDSLRDFVLRYRDRLPEAIVIHPDNALSSWRSTLSVLSQTSHKLYLLIDEYDNFANEVLMAAHPGGQDRYQTLLQGEGLMKTVFKSVKAAAGGMGLDRVFITGVSPVVLSDMTSGYNVGEDIFLRPQFNDLCGFTEGEVAAVLNQLAQEGGEWSADKALATMRTFYNGYRFSEEAEESLYNPTLSLYFFKALATQGKYPRQMLDENLAMDRNKLIYIASLPHGEELLIEALSGDDRVLVPELVQRFGVADVLAAVKDQPFMASLLYFFGILTLAGLNSFNECQMRIPNLVARGLYVERLRERWLPPSGRARELPDAVRALGQQGDLAPLCALIEQSYFAVLSNRDYRWTNELLVKFAFLTLLFDDRLYMAVSELETERGYADLALIVRPDMRRFQALDLLLEFKYLSLKELGMSGARVLQESREALAKRPAVAAKLDEAEAQVRDYGGTLTKRHGLSDLRAFAVVALGVERLVWRVVRGQDTGDDKLSE
- a CDS encoding polysaccharide deacetylase family protein, coding for MIAHHALVLNLHQPAGNLEQLLDNQPWEAKEILFALDRMPRSLWGWEDFARVHLSLSGTLLETLSNPEFQSRVYGIVDCGKLLWHLQNQHLFEILGTGYYHPVLPLIPAADRDEHLRRWQGIARHLFWRPAFGGLWPPEMSFSQELIPLARRFGYRYVMIDSENVEPVDDMSWQELRYRPHIARQGQDEIIVVVRDRELSDAQESGLDLEWFLREVTERTKWCDFPPLITTASDGDNGGWFRNVTDGANFWTAFYLPLLEQARTDQARVRPTFIEDYLNTHGAHGEVRIRTAAWNTGWHNGQGFTQWTGSEAQRRTYSAYQDLSRRLQATRERLAMQLDQPGVSEALETANWHLLRAETSCNTYWGEAWVERAEADLMAARTALNDAKGATKDRPTSLSDHSPETDQ
- a CDS encoding DUF2934 domain-containing protein, translating into MAEKKQPASSKTTTAAARPIGSTAATSASSTAKKTMPKKRATPASKTTATKTSASAAATSQTGKASPSKTTASKTTASKASTATAAKGAGGAAARTSKTAPRKTTATSTRGSTRATKVAGGVTAEERYKMIQDAAYYRAQNRGFEAGHETDDWAAAEQEIDALLASRVAK
- the pdxH gene encoding pyridoxamine 5'-phosphate oxidase: MTDAALDPSGDRPANRMPGQWRADFMREGLRRADLDPDPIAQFERWYAFACATEIPEPNAMTLATVDHNGQPWVRSVLLKLYDRHGFVFFTNYGSDKALQIERHPRVALLFPWVAFARQVQINGRAERISNAESLKYFATRGRGSQIGAWASPQSQVIRSRSLLEAKVEQMKQRFAEGHIPLPDFWGGYRVVPEQIEFWQGRDNRLHDRFRYFRDHDGTDWTVERLAP